From the genome of Toxoplasma gondii ME49 chromosome XII, whole genome shotgun sequence:
CACAGATAGAAGGACCAGTTTCACCAGGGACACCATTTGTTCCGTACACTGCAGAGATAGTAAATCAACACATTGTTTCTAATCTGTCACAGAGCGTCTCGTGTCCTACCCATGTCACCAGTACGTAATCATTTGGATCTGAAAAGTTCACAGTTCTGTGCTTGAGGCACGATGGCAGCTTCTCGTCGAGTCAGCTACCCAAAGTTTTACGCGAACCCACACTTGCAGCGCACTTTCCTTACCGCATGCGGAGACGAAAGTTGCATTTCGCCGATCGGAAGACCGGCCACATGGTTAATGTTTTCGCGATGCATATCGGATGTttccagagaagacagcTGACAACGGGCTGCCTATTTCTTCTAGGCGAACGAATGTCTTCGCGGtagaaaaacacaaagaaCTACCAAGGCAGAGTATTCCTGCTGCAAGCGTGTAGATCCGGTATGCATTCTTGGCTGTGCAGTGGACAGGCGGACGCAACCAGGCCTTTCACGGTTATTTGTTTCATATTGTGTTTCCTCCATCAAATGTGTTAAACTCAGGCCCCGTAACAGCGGCTTGACTATCTCTGTTATTCCAATTTTTTGTGTATACTGTCCATCGCACGTGATCTGTTTGACGCGGGAAAGGCGGATGTACCGGTGTTGAGGATCCAACAGACGGTCGTTGAAAAGCGAATGTTTAACTCAGGTCCACGGATATGTTGTTTATAGAGCTGAAACACGCATGCGATTTAGCAGGTCTACGTAGGTAAGCATTTCGATGAAAACCGAGCGATCCTTGTAGACCGAGTGCTGCATGCTAGAAGGAAAACGATTCAGTTCTCTTGGTTTCTCTGAAAAAGGGCAACTGCTCCGGGCTGTGATGACTTTTATGTGATTTGTTCTCTGTCTAAGAGGGTTTCCAACGTTTGATTGGCAGTCGGATTTTCCGGGGGATTCGTTGGTTGAGCAGATGCCTGTGGAACTGCAACACGTAAAAAATGAGACCAGCTCAAAAACAAGTGAAGAAGGGGGTGAGACACCTAAATTCTAACCCCCTTTCAAGAAACCACCATGACCAAGGACTGAATGGGAACGCGAAACAACGTCAAAATATCCCCGAGTTCTCACATTTAACAACATCTGGAAATGGGATTTCTGAGGTGCCCGTTACGGCAGaactgctgcatgcaccggtCGCTCAGGAAGGTGATACCTTCTTTGTACAAACAAACCGAAGAGCATCTTTTTGTGGAAACGAAGCCGAACGATCAACTTCCGGAAAATGGTTTCCTCAAGTTCCCACAGAGAAGGTGGCGCTAACActggaagaagcaaaaacTGTATTGGGAGAGTGTAGCCGAATGGGGGACATGCTCCAAGGCATTTTTGAAGATTTTCTTTGTGCATCGCCGGCAGACGCTGGCAATAAAGAGGCAGATGAGCTGTCTAtggacggagaagcagggtCCCATGAACGGAGCACTGCTGGCACTGGCACGATTAGTATAACTATGAGTGGTAAATGGGGTAAGGTTGATAGCAGTGCGAATGGAGTTCATTCTCCCGTTGGTCCGGCTAGGGATGAAGCCTCAGCAAGTATtgcttcgcctctcgtcGTTTCTTCACCGCTTAAATCCGATGCTAAGAAACGTGAAAGAGAGCTCATCGGAGAGACGAGTATGACGTGCcaagcaggagaagagagctcCAGTGGTGAGGTTCTTCCAAAGGAAGAGCTGTCCTGCAACACGTATCACGGGGGCGCAGACAGCCCCTTAGTTACCGGCCAGACAGATGAGGAGGATcagggaagacagaggctgCCTAAAGTGGACAGTACCGGGGGTGCGAAGAACTCTGCCTTGAAGAACGAACTTCTTAAGTGTCAAGCCACTTGCGAAGAAGTAGCCATGAAAATGTTGAACCAGTACAtccaggcagagaaggatGATGTACAGGAACAGAAGGCACTGGCGGCTCTACACCTTAGAGCCGGACAAGATTTGTGCGTCAGCGGATCTAATCTTCAGCTAGACTCCGACCTGCTTACAGCTGCGTGTGGGGACTTACTCGATTCTCGGCAAATAATTAAAAGTACCTTTCAACAGGTAACGAAGGAGACATCCACATGGAGTGCCACCCGCTCTCGCATCCTCAGCGATCCTGGATCCCTTGTATTCAGGgttgctttttttttctggttGTTACAGAATGCACATACAAAGCGACGTGCTGATTGGGAAGCCGCTTCACAACAGCCTTCTTGGAGAGTCTCGTTTCACTAAACGGGAAGGCCACAGACAGAACGGAGTTAGCCTGTATCCCCAACGGCATCGATACATGCACAGAAACTCATAAAACATGACTACTAGATACTCGCTCTCAACAGTGAGCTTTACATGAACTCATCATGGGAGGAGGCATTCAAACATGAggctgcgtttcttttcgctcCCCCTTTTATACCcacctctttcttctttcttccttcgtttttcatCTTGCTGGCCGCTAGGGTCGCGTGTGCCTGGAACAATGCCCGGCGAAACTCAAAGCCTGAAGACGTTCACCGGAATGGATGTGCTGCGTTTTTGGGGAACTGTGCAGATAAGTGACGAAAGCAACGAACCAACCGCAGACACAACCAATGCGCGCCGCTCGTACTTGGCTCCAACAAAATCTGTTCAGAATCGACTACGCTGTACACGAACGCTAGGAGGGTTGAAGTGAGTAGACGAAAAACCACGTTATTTCGCTAGCGCCTTTCAAGTCACCCTTGTATCCACTGCTTGAGACGATCTGTGGTGCATTCGGAATCAATTGCACACAAGACCAAACAAACCGTAAAGAGTTCTAATATTTTGTGCACTTCTAGAAGTGCCCCTCTGACCAGAGGGAAGGGATTGTTCTGGGGAACTTGTCCTGTTTGGTGGACGGCAAACTAGTGGGCATTTCGCAGCAACCTTAGTAGTGAGCAAAAGGAGCTGTTCTCAAACAAACTGTTCGTGTCAGCTAATTGAACTAGTCAAGTATCATGAATACAGCCAGTAGATGCTCTTTCGACGTCCATGACCGATGTTACATTTTTGATTATCTTCTCTCCCAGGCTGCGTAGAAGGCCGCTCCGGAACGACTCCGGAAGGCATCCATGGCGCCGATGTGAATTGTGCTTACGTCGCACGACGCCCTACAATTTGTAGTGTTCCATATCACTCCTCGACGCTGTGAGAACCTACGTACTTCagtgtctgcgtttttcctATTTCATGTATACCGGTCTGGATCGCATATCAAATACACGAACACAATGTCCACCTATAACGGGGTCTAACACTACATGGCCTAGCAGTGATCTTCATATTCCACCCGTGATGCATAGGCCATGTGGCAGTCTCGACTTACGGAAAAAGGAGGCAAGAACTGAAAGCTTTCTATCAACGCAGTGTAACTTTGATTTTGGCACTCGGGGATCCTAATGGAGAGTGTGCATGGCGTGTGTGCTTTTGGGCAGACCGAAAACGCTGAAGACAAACAGTCGAATCCCATTGCTTTcagtgagaagagagatggGAAAACCGAGCACGAATGCCACTGCGGATAGGGCTGCAGTTGCAAAAAATGAAAACAAAGAACAGCTCGCAAAACTGCAGCGGAGACAAAGCTTTCTCCGGAATTCTCGTCAAGATCCTAACACCGCTCTGAAAGGACAGTGCCCATTCGATATCGAACCCGATGCGGCAGTAAGCGGTCACACACCAAAGGTCGTTTTCGCAGACAGCCTGTACAGTTCCTCAAGCAAGAAATGTCTGATATGCACATCCGTCCCATACATCAACAATGCTGATGCATTCTGCTGCACACTTCAGTGAAAGTACATCTACTCAGTTTCTGCTCCATACGAGTTTGCCATGTTAACCTGCGTTCCCTACAAAGCTCGACTGATATGCATAATAGCAGGAATCTTTGTACTTCCCCGACTCTTTTTCTTGTGCCTTAAACGACGCTCTGTATAGTACATCTCTCGTCACCTTTGAAGTCGACGAAAATATAGGAAGCACCATAGAGCGTGAACGCATGCATAAGTGTGTTTCACCGCTTAGCACCAGCTGTTCGTTTTTCCACGTTATTTGACACTATGGATTCCCACCTTACTGTAGTAAGCAGGGAAGGATACAATATGCGTTGGCAGCTGCTCTCTTGTTGCAGTGTCACTGTCTTTGTGGTATGTGCGAACGACCGTCACTTCTGCAACAGATTCTCAATTTGGTGTTTCCTTATTGTCGGAAAACCTTGTGTGGCTACTCACCATCACCGCATTTTGATGCGTGTTTGTAGATTTTCCATGGCTTCAGGATAGGCCTCTCATACAAGCAAACTATCATTTTCAGAAATTCGTCGCATTTAGGCCGGCGGCTTCGGGTTGAACTCGCTGCTCCAAACAAAGACCTCCGTGTATCTCCTGTGGTCTACAAGTCACTTGCTTCTTCGTATGGACAgccaggtgtctccgcagaACACGAAAGTACCCTCTCAATGAAGGGAAAAGCCTCTTCCACTTTCACCTCAGCCCACCCCACAGGAACCATTGCCCCGGGACTCTCTGCTCAAGTAAGCAGGTTGTCGAGCAGAGTCCTACAGAACACATATTGGAGAGTTCGCAAACATATTGTTCTTTTGATTTCATCAAAACTCAAAACAGGTGTAGACAAATCGGCAGTGTTAAACATAAACCGAGTAGGTCAAAGAATGTGCATACATGCTTGAATGGACaaacatgcacacatacCTCCTTATTTACGTACATCATACATGCACACCGATATCCCTGTTTACATAATCAAACATATTGTTGTCTAGAAGCTTGTCTCCTTCACCTAAAACGACGACTTTTACAGCCTGCTTTCCTACACATGCTTACATGGATTCAGGTAGAGGTTCGGTTTCAGCCTACATCTTTTGACGACATTACTACCCATCTACTGTTGCATACAGATGTGGGATCCTTCAGCATAGCGGTGAGCGAAATAAGATAGGAGACCAGCCGAATCTTCAGCGCCCGTTTCTGCGAAGGTCGATGCTGGAATGTTGTCACTCACCTGCCGGAAGCTTCTGGAATCTGAATGAGACAGTTATCTCGGAATGCCGACACAATCCTA
Proteins encoded in this window:
- a CDS encoding hypothetical protein (encoded by transcript TGME49_217915) is translated as MRPAQKQVKKGVRHLNSNPLSRNHHDQGLNGNAKQRQNIPEFSHLTTSGNGISEVPVTAELLHAPVAQEGDTFFVQTNRRASFCGNEAERSTSGKWFPQVPTEKVALTLEEAKTVLGECSRMGDMLQGIFEDFLCASPADAGNKEADELSMDGEAGSHERSTAGTGTISITMSGKWGKVDSSANGVHSPVGPARDEASASIASPLVVSSPLKSDAKKRERELIGETSMTCQAGEESSSGEVLPKEELSCNTYHGGADSPLVTGQTDEEDQGRQRLPKVDSTGGAKNSALKNELLKCQATCEEVAMKMLNQYIQAEKDDVQEQKALAALHLRAGQDLCVSGSNLQLDSDLLTAACGDLLDSRQIIKSTFQQISDESNEPTADTTNARRSYLAPTKSVQNRLRCTRTLGGLK